The following nucleotide sequence is from Methylotenera sp. G11.
ACTATCGTTACCAGCCACGCGAGCCCATTACGCAGGAGCGCTTCAGGCAGCCGGGCAAGGGTCGTGACAGGGGTGATGGCGGGCGTTGGCAAGACCGTTAGCGGTCAATGACTCTATGCCGGGGTGTCTGCGGGCAACCCGGCAACAGGTTTAATTTACGCGCGAACCAATTCTGCAAGCCATATGCCTGTAGAATCACTGATAGCACCTATGCCGTTTCCCGCCGGGAAACCGCTGAATCATTAACAGACCCTGCATGAAACCTGAAGACCTACAGCTTTTAGTCAGCTATGCAATGCCTTATGGTAAATATAAAGGCAGGCTGCTTGCCGACCTCCCCGGGCAGTACCTGAACTGGTTCGCGCGCGAAGGTTTTCCTGCGGGTGAGCTTGGCAGGCTGCTGGCGCTGATGCAGGAAATCGATCATAACGGGTTATCGCATCTGCTTGAACCCTTGCGCGCCAGAACTGTCACCTGAGTGTCATCAAACTTTTTTATCGTTGAAATAGAATATCTGATACGGTAATTTTCTCGATAAGATATACTGTTTTCTATTTTAAAGAATCGAAATTAATTTTTGGATTGCGAGGCCACTCATCATGATTACCTTAAATATCAATGGTAAAGAAGAACAACTCGATGCACCGGAAGACATGCCTATTTTATGGGCACTGCGCGACATCGTCCATCTGACAGGTACCAAATTTGGCTGCGGAATGGCGCAGTGCGGCGCGTGTACCGTGCATCTGGATGGTCAGCCCATACGCTCATGCATTACGCCGGTTGCTGCGGCAGCGGGTAAAAAAATCACCACGATAGAGGATATCCACAATGACAAAGTCGGCCAGGCCGTGCAGGAGGCGTGGGGCGAGGTCGACGTAGTGCAATGCGGCTATTGCCAGTCAGGCCAGATCATGGCTGCGACCGCGTTGCTGACTGCCAACAAGAATCCGACAGATGCAGACATTGATGCCGCCATGAGCGGTAATATCTGCCGTTGCGGTACCTACCCGCGTATTCGTGCTGCCATTCATGAAGCAGCAAGCAAATTAGCTTAAGGAGCCCAACCATGACTGCCCCTTTAAATATTTCAAGACGTACTTTTATCAAAGCTACCGCACTGGTTGTCGGCGGGCTGGTGATCGCCTTTAACATTCCTAACGCCAAGCGCTTCCTGCTGCCTGGCGCTGCGCCTGAAATTGCGGGGGCAGATGCCGGCAAGCTGCCGGCACCGAATGCTTTTCTGCGTATCGGTACCGATAATACGATTACCGTGATGCTTGCACATAGTGAAATGGGTCAAAGTATCTGGACGACTTTGCCGATGCTCATCGCTGAAGAACTGGATGCCGACTGGAGCAAAATCAAGGTAGAACATGCCAAAGCCGCCCCGGAATACGTCCATACCGCTTATGGTATCCAGATCACGGGCGGTTCTTCGACCACGTGGTCGGAGTTCGACCGCTATCGCCAGGCGGGCGCCCTGACCCGTGCGCTGCTGGTTGCTGCCGCCGCTGAAGAGCTTGGTGTCGCAGCGGCTGGTTTGAAAACAGAAAATGGCTTTGTCATCAGCGGTGACAGGAAAATCAGCTACGGCGACCTGGCTGAAGCAGCCGCGAAGCTGGAAACACCAAAAGCAGTGACGCTGAAAACGCCGGCAGACTGGAAAATCATCGGCAAGGCGACTAAACGCCTGGATGGTCCCGAGAAAATCAACGGCACGGCAATATTCGGCCAGGACATTCATTTCGAGGGCTTGAAAACAGCGATGGTCGCGCGCTCCCCTGTGTTCGGCGGGTCAGTGAAGTCGTTTGATGCGACTGCCGCCAGGCAGATTAAAGGCGTACAGAATGTAGTGCAGGTGCCTACCGGTGTGGCAGTGATTGCAGACAATTACTGGGCTGCAAAACAGGGTCGCGATGCGCTCAAAGTGGAGTGGGATCTGGGGCCTAATGCCGGCCTTGATTCACAGAAGATGCTCGAAGAGTATCGCGGTTTAGCCGCCAAGGAAGGATTGCCGGCAGCGAAAGCAGGTGATGCCAAAGCTGCGATCTCCAAGGCAGCGAAAGTCATTGAAGCCGAATATGTCCTGCCTTACCTGGCGCACTCGCCCATGGAGCCGCTCAATTGCGCCGTCAGGATTTCTGGTGATGGCTGTGAAATCTGGACTGGTACCCAGATGCAAACCACAGACCAGCAGGCCGCTGCAAAGATATTAGGCTTGAAGCCCGAGCAGGTGAAGATCAATACCGTATTCCTGGGCGGTGGCTTTGGCCGCCGCGCTAACCCGGCTGCGGATTTTGTGTCCGAAGCCGTGCAGGTGGCAAAAGCTGCCGGCGTGCCGGTTAAAACGGTATGGAGCCGCGAAGACGATGTCAAAGGTGGCTATTACCGCCCTATGTTCCTGCATAAAGCCAGGATCGGCGTGGATGCCGATGGCATGCCTGCCGCATGGGAGCATGTAGAGGTTGGCCAGTCCATCATGCTGGGCACGCCGTTTGAGGCATTTCAGATCAAGGATGGCGTTGATGCAACCTCGGTTGAAGGCGTGGCGGATTCGCCTTATGTGAAAGCGATTGCGGATCATCATGTGAGCCTGCATACGGTAAAAGCCGGTATCCCGGTGCTGTGGTGGCGCTCGGTCGGACATAGCCATTCCGCTTTTGCGATGGAAAGCCTGGTTGATGAACTGGCGCATGCAGCAGGTAAAGACCCGCTGGAGTATCGCCGTGCGTTGTTGAAAGCGCATCCGCGCCACCTCGCGGCGCTTAATCTTGCCGCTGAAAAAGCGGATTGGGGCAAACCATTGCCAAAAGGCGTTTTCCGCGGCATTGCCGTGCATGAGTCATTTGGCAGTTATGTAGCGCAAGTGGCTGAGGTTTCGGTCAGCAAGGGTGCGGTGAAGGTGCACCGGGTAGTGTGCGCGATTGACTGCGGCTTGTCCG
It contains:
- a CDS encoding xanthine dehydrogenase family protein molybdopterin-binding subunit — its product is MTAPLNISRRTFIKATALVVGGLVIAFNIPNAKRFLLPGAAPEIAGADAGKLPAPNAFLRIGTDNTITVMLAHSEMGQSIWTTLPMLIAEELDADWSKIKVEHAKAAPEYVHTAYGIQITGGSSTTWSEFDRYRQAGALTRALLVAAAAEELGVAAAGLKTENGFVISGDRKISYGDLAEAAAKLETPKAVTLKTPADWKIIGKATKRLDGPEKINGTAIFGQDIHFEGLKTAMVARSPVFGGSVKSFDATAARQIKGVQNVVQVPTGVAVIADNYWAAKQGRDALKVEWDLGPNAGLDSQKMLEEYRGLAAKEGLPAAKAGDAKAAISKAAKVIEAEYVLPYLAHSPMEPLNCAVRISGDGCEIWTGTQMQTTDQQAAAKILGLKPEQVKINTVFLGGGFGRRANPAADFVSEAVQVAKAAGVPVKTVWSREDDVKGGYYRPMFLHKARIGVDADGMPAAWEHVEVGQSIMLGTPFEAFQIKDGVDATSVEGVADSPYVKAIADHHVSLHTVKAGIPVLWWRSVGHSHSAFAMESLVDELAHAAGKDPLEYRRALLKAHPRHLAALNLAAEKADWGKPLPKGVFRGIAVHESFGSYVAQVAEVSVSKGAVKVHRVVCAIDCGLSVNPDSLKAQLESSVSYGLGAALQSEITFKDGMVQQSNFHDYKVMRMADMPKVEAHIVQSTEKMGGVGEPAVPPVAPAVANAIFAATGKRIRSLPIGNQLA
- a CDS encoding (2Fe-2S)-binding protein, producing the protein MITLNINGKEEQLDAPEDMPILWALRDIVHLTGTKFGCGMAQCGACTVHLDGQPIRSCITPVAAAAGKKITTIEDIHNDKVGQAVQEAWGEVDVVQCGYCQSGQIMAATALLTANKNPTDADIDAAMSGNICRCGTYPRIRAAIHEAASKLA
- a CDS encoding DUF3820 family protein produces the protein MKPEDLQLLVSYAMPYGKYKGRLLADLPGQYLNWFAREGFPAGELGRLLALMQEIDHNGLSHLLEPLRARTVT